One part of the Mustela erminea isolate mMusErm1 chromosome 11, mMusErm1.Pri, whole genome shotgun sequence genome encodes these proteins:
- the TRIL gene encoding TLR4 interactor with leucine rich repeats — protein sequence MEAARAVRFLLVVCGCLALPPRAQPVCPERCDCQHPQHLLCTNRGLRTVPKTSSLPSPQDVLTYSLGGNFITNITAFDFHRLGQLRRLDLQYNQIRSLHPKTFEKLSRLEELYLGNNLLQALVPGTLAPLRKLRILYANGNEIGRLSRGSFEGLESLVKLRLDGNALGALPDAVFAPLGNLLYLHLESNRIRFLGKNAFAQLGKLRFLNLSANELQPSLRHAATFAPLRSLSTLILSANSLQHLGPRVFQHLPRLGLLSLRGNQLTHLAPEAFWGLEALRELRLEGNRLSQLPVALLQPLHSLEALDLSGNALSALHPTIFGHLGRLRELSLRDNELSALSGDIFAASPALYRLDLDGNGWTCDCRLRGLKRWMGDWHSQGRLLTVFVQCRHPPALRGKYLDYLDDQQLQNGSCADLSPSVSPTAQGPRAPLPTATGEEVAPPAGSLSEELPPQPQSQPQQRGRFLPGVAWDGAARELNRSALKLSRRGPGLQQPDPSAAAATGPAPHPLDLLQKPERGPLTPADAAHAKPTPTAAPASAPPPAGDPWQRAAKQRLAAQQQESTAQSDGGVGLPPLVSDPCDFNKFILCNLTVEAVGADSASVRWAVRQHRSPPLLGGARFRLLFDRFGQQPKFHRFVYLPERSDSATLRELRGDTPYLVCVEGVLGGRVCPVAPRDHCAGLVTLPEPGSRSSVDYQLLTLVLLAVNALLVLLALAAWASRWLRRKLRARRKGGAPVHVRHMYSTRRPLRSMGTGVSADFSGFQSHRPRTTVCALSEADLIEFPCDRFMDSGGGGTGGSLRREDHLLQRFAD from the coding sequence ATGGAGGCTGCCCGCGCCGTGCGCTTCCTACTCGTGGTGTGCGGCTGCCTCGCGCTCCCGCCGCGGGCCCAGCCGGTGTGCCCGGAGCGCTGCGACTGCCAGCATCCCCAGCACCTCCTGTGCACCAATAGGGGGCTCCGCACCGTGCCCAAGACCAGCTCGCTGCCGAGCCCCCAGGACGTGCTCACCTACAGCCTCGGCGGCAACTTCATAACCAACATCACGGCCTTCGACTTCCACCGTTTGGGCCAGCTCAGACGGCTGGACCTGCAGTACAACCAGATCCGCTCTCTGCACCCCAAGACCTTTGAGAAGCTCTCCCGGCTGGAGGAACTCTACCTGGGGAACAACCTCCTGCAGGCGCTTGTCCCGGGCACGCTGGCCCCGCTGCGCAAGCTGCGCATCCTCTATGCCAATGGGAACGAGATCGGGCGCCTGAGCCGCGGCTCCTTTGAGGGCCTGGAGAGTCTGGTCAAGCTGCGGCTGGACGGGAACGCCCTGGGGGCGCTGCCGGACGCGGTCTTCGCCCCCTTGGGCAACTTGCTTTACCTACATCTGGAGTCCAACCGGATCCGCTTTCTGGGCAAGAACGCGTTTGCCCAACTGGGCAAACTGCGCTTCCTCAACCTCTCTGCCAACGAGCTGCAGCCCTCCCTGCGCCACGCAGCCACCTTCGCACCGCTGCGCTCCCTCTCCACGCTCATCCTCTCGGCCAACAGCCTCCAGCACCTCGGGCCGCGTGTCTTCCAGCACCTGCCGCGTCTCGGCCTACTCTCACTCAGGGGCAACCAACTCACACACCTCGCGCCGGAGGCCTTTTGGGGGTTGGAGGCCCTGCGCGAGCTGCGCCTGGAGGGGAATCGGCTGAGCCAACTGCCCGTAGCGCTGCTGCAGCCTCTGCACAGCCTGGAGGCGCTGGACCTTAGCGGGAACGCGCTGTCCGCTCTGCACCCCACTATCTTTGGCCACCTGGGCCGGCTGCGCGAGCTCAGCCTGCGCGACAATGAGCTCAGCGCCCTCTCCGGGGACATCTTCGCCGCCAGCCCGGCCCTCTACCGGCTGGATCTAGACGGCAATGGCTGGACCTGCGACTGCCGTCTGCGGGGCCTGAAGCGCTGGATGGGCGACTGGCACTCGCAAGGCCGTCTTCTCACCGTGTTCGTGCAGTGTCGCCACCCGCCGGCCTTGCGGGGCAAGTACCTGGATTACCTGGATGACCAGCAGCTGCAGAACGGATCGTGTGCAGATCTCTCGCCCTCAGTTTCCCCGACCGCCCAAGGCCCGCGGGCGCCCTTACCCACCGCCACTGGGGAAGAGGTGGCGCCCCCTGCAGGTAGCCTCTCGGAGGAGCTGCCGCCGCAGCCACAGTCGCAGCCACAGCAGCGCGGGCGATTTCTGCCTGGGGTGGCCTGGGATGGGGCCGCCAGGGAGCTCAACCGCAGCGCTCTGAAGCTGAGCCGACGGGGCCCTGGCCTCCAGCAACCGGACCCCTCCGCCGCAGCTGCCACGGGCCCTGCACCACACCCCCTGGACCTGCTCCAGAAACCCGAGCGGGGACCTCTGACTCCGGCAGACGCGGCCCACGCGAAGCCCACCCCGACGGCCGCGCCGGCCTCTGCGCCACCGCCCGCCGGCGACCCCTGGCAGCGCGCGGCGAAGCAGCGCCTGGCCGCGCAGCAGCAGGAAAGTACCGCCCAGTCCGACGGCGGGGTAGGCCTGCCGCCGCTGGTGTCCGACCCTTGCGACTTCAACAAGTTCATCCTGTGCAACCTGACCGTGGAGGCGGTGGGCGCCGACAGCGCCTCGGTGCGCTGGGCGGTGCGCCAGCACCGCAGCCCACCACTGCTGGGCGGCGCGCGCTTCCGCCTGCTCTTCGACCGCTTTGGCCAGCAGCCCAAGTTCCACCGCTTCGTCTACCTGCCAGAGCGCAGCGACTCGGCCACGCTGCGCGAGCTGCGCGGAGACACCCCCTACCTGGTGTGCGTGGAGGGCGTCCTCGGGGGCCGGGTCTGCCCGGTGGCCCCCCGTGACCACTGCGCCGGGCTGGTCACCCTCCCGGAGCCTGGGAGCCGGAGCAGTGTTGATTACCAGCTGCTGACCTTGGTCTTGCTGGCCGTCAACGCGCTGCTGGTGCTCCTAGCGCTGGCGGCCTGGGCGTCCCGCTGGCTGCGGAGGAAGCTGCGGGCTCGGCGGAAGGGTGGGGCCCCTGTGCACGTTCGACACATGTACTCCACCCGACGTCCCCTGCGCTCCATGGGCACCGGCGTGTCTGCGGACTTCTCTGGCTTCCAGTCGCACCGGCCGCGCACCACTGTGTGTGCTCTCAGCGAGGCGGACCTCATCGAGTTCCCCTGCGACCGCTTCATGGACAGTGGGGGCGGTGGCACAGGGGGCAGCTTGAGGCGGGAGGACCATCTTCTGCAGCGATTTGCTGACTAG